The Mangrovivirga cuniculi genomic sequence ATTGGCGGAGTGCTGGAATGGGATAACCGTTCGAATGTATATAATTCGCATTATGGCTTATTTGCGAAGTTATCTACATTCAATTACCGCGACTGGCTGGGATCAGATGTGAAGTTCAACAATATCCAATTAGAAGTGAATAAATATTTCCCGATAGACTCATTGCGAACAGTAGCTACCCGATTATACGGTTATTTTGCCGTTGGTGATGAAATACCTTTTGAAGGACAGCGAACGATTGGCAGAACTGATATCCGAGGCTATACTCAGGGAGAATTCCGTGGAGAACAAAATATAGCTTTACAAGCAGAATACCGATGGACTTTTCATAACAAATGGGGAATGGTGGCTTTTACCGGAATGGCTATTTCACATGCACCGGATGGCTGGAGTCAGCTACTGCCGGGTGGTGGCGCCGGGTTGCGATATATGATGATCCCGGATAAGAGGATAAATGCCGGGATTGATCTGGCTGGAGGAGTCCGTGATTGGGGGATTTATTTCAGAATAACAGAGGCATTCTGATTTCTAAAACTTTAATCAGAATGCCTCTGCTATATCAAACTAAATATTAATTAGAAGGCTCATACCATATAGGTGAACCCCATGCCCTTTCAACAATCTGTTTTGGAATACGATCGGGGAAATCTACTCCTTCACGGATTTCATCATATAAATTCCACCTGGCAGTAGGCAATTGTAAAACTCTTATGTAATAATATGCATATTCATTCGGGTCAAAATCAGGATCAGTCCATACACCCATTAACTCCGCACTTCCTTTTTCTTTATTATACTCACCGGTTTCAAGATCTACAGGAGCATCTATCGGAGTTACGGATCCATCAGAATTCATTCTGTCTCCAGAAGCTACAACATTGTATACTTTATCTTTCATTTCACCATTTTCAACCCATCCCTTTATGATCTGAATTCTATCAAGTCCTGGTCCGATTGGGTCTTTTATTGCCCAAACCAAAATTTGAGGTGCAGATTCTCCATTATAATTTCCTCCCATCGGAACTCCATTTGCATATCCTGCTTCAACTAGAGCATTATTTGATTCGTAGCTATCCTCATAGTCCTGACCGGCAAAAGCCCTGACTTTCATTCTTGGTCCACTGGTGGCAAAAGTCTCTTTGGCATACATAGCATCCCAGATAGCCTCACGGGTATTGGATGTTGCCCACACACCTGTTATAGCTCCCGTACTCATGTCAGCTACAGTTAGCTCACCATCCATATCCCTGGTAGCCCTGTCTTCAGCGGTCTTATCTACTACCCCATGGCTACCTACCATATAATTATCTTCAGCTACATTGCTGGGGCTACCATTATGACTATCAGTACCACCAACGAAACCATATTTAAATGGGTTAGTCCCAAATTCCTCCTGATATTTTAATCCTCTGGTCAGACCATACCTTACAAAATCTTGCTTGGTAAAGATTCGATCATTGAATTTTTGTATAGAAACCGCATTTTCAAAATCTGCAAACTCATCATTTGGCCAGAACTTTGGAAATACCTCTGAATTACCTTTGATCTGCATCATTTCAATCAATGGTTCCATACTATTTCTTAATTCAACATATTCTCTAGTAATCGGATCTCCGCTTAGTGTTTGTTCAGCAAATTCCATTTGCTTTCCTTCATTTGAGTTATGCGGTACACAAAATACTCTCATTCCTTTATCACGCTGCTCCTGTAACCACTCCCAGAGTTTGATTGGATCGGGACTTTCATTAGAAGAAAAGGGTATTTCCGGAAGATTTGTATCTCTAAAGAATACATTTCTATGAAGATTCGCTTCATCTGGTGCAGCAGACCACTCATAGGCGTGAATGGTAGTGAAAGTTCCAGGATCGTAATGCTTTTCTGTTGCCTCGATATTTCGTTGCCAGGCTGATTTAATTGATTCTTCACCTTGGAAAAACGGTGGATGAGGACTTCCTCCCCCTGCTAATGCATCCAGAACATATTTTTTATAGAGGCCTAAAGCCTTTTGATAGTCTGTCGTTTCTCTGAATTCTTTGGCAACCGGATGATCATACCCCGGGGCTCCGGAAGTTAGCAAAGACATCGATTCACCCATGAATTCTGAGTGGTCTGTCACCGCACACCAATCCAAAGGTCTTTTGATGCTGTGCATACTTCCATTTACCATGACTTCTTCGCCTTTGGCAAATCGATATGCTTCGTCCGGGGTGAGTCGGGTTCCAGCTATGAAAGCATCCATCGAAACACCGGTATGCAAATGTGTTTCTCCAAAATAGGCTTCCTTTAATGGATTTTCTTCAACTTCTCTTGAAGTTTCAGTGTCTGTAGTCATTTCGGCATTCTGATCATCAGAATCCTCATTAATATTACCACAACTCACCAATACCAAGATAAAGATTGTGTACAATAGGTATATTATTTTTTTCATAATTAATTAAGAGGCGTTTTGCTTATATAATTTAAAAAAAATAATATTAATCACTGATTTAATATGATTTTTTTATAAATACTTATATATGAAAATTAATGATTTTCATATATAAGTGAAGCTATTTACAACGGCTATAAATTTTCTTTTTATAAAAGCTATAATAAGAAATGCTAAACACCTATAATACTAACGGTATAGAATATATTAAGCATTTAATCTCCGGCATGAATTCCTAAATAATTTACTGCAAGTTTTGGTTAACCTTACTGCAATAAAATTATTACTAAAATCATTTTACAGCACCCATAATCAATTCAATATCTTCTTCTTTGTATGCAGGATTTGCACCAGGTTTAGAACAAACATAAGCACCCATGGCACTGGCAAAATCAAGTGCATTTTGTGGGGATTCTCCTTCGTAAATTTTAAAAACTAATGAACCTAAGAAAGAATCACCTGCTCCTACTGTATCAACTACCTCAATATCATAACCGGAATTATAATAGAACTCCCTATCAGAATAAAATACAGCCCCTCTATCTCCCTTTG encodes the following:
- a CDS encoding DUF3604 domain-containing protein, yielding MKKIIYLLYTIFILVLVSCGNINEDSDDQNAEMTTDTETSREVEENPLKEAYFGETHLHTGVSMDAFIAGTRLTPDEAYRFAKGEEVMVNGSMHSIKRPLDWCAVTDHSEFMGESMSLLTSGAPGYDHPVAKEFRETTDYQKALGLYKKYVLDALAGGGSPHPPFFQGEESIKSAWQRNIEATEKHYDPGTFTTIHAYEWSAAPDEANLHRNVFFRDTNLPEIPFSSNESPDPIKLWEWLQEQRDKGMRVFCVPHNSNEGKQMEFAEQTLSGDPITREYVELRNSMEPLIEMMQIKGNSEVFPKFWPNDEFADFENAVSIQKFNDRIFTKQDFVRYGLTRGLKYQEEFGTNPFKYGFVGGTDSHNGSPSNVAEDNYMVGSHGVVDKTAEDRATRDMDGELTVADMSTGAITGVWATSNTREAIWDAMYAKETFATSGPRMKVRAFAGQDYEDSYESNNALVEAGYANGVPMGGNYNGESAPQILVWAIKDPIGPGLDRIQIIKGWVENGEMKDKVYNVVASGDRMNSDGSVTPIDAPVDLETGEYNKEKGSAELMGVWTDPDFDPNEYAYYYIRVLQLPTARWNLYDEIREGVDFPDRIPKQIVERAWGSPIWYEPSN